In Apium graveolens cultivar Ventura chromosome 10, ASM990537v1, whole genome shotgun sequence, the following are encoded in one genomic region:
- the LOC141691257 gene encoding uncharacterized protein LOC141691257 codes for MVISWIHNNISDSIKECILFVNSVAKIWKSLEQRFQVINGSRKYKLNREIFSLKHNGSSLVEYYTTISTIWEELEDMNVYPVIRTMSGDIQVILKALDVQKQEAKLFQFLNGLDENYNSQRSQILMMSLLPSVKVMCSVIQQEES; via the coding sequence ATGGTAATTTCTTGGATTCATAACAACATTTCTGATTCAATTAAGGAGTGTATATTGTTTGTTAATTCTGTTGCTAAGATCTGGAAATCACTTGAACAACGATTCCAAGTTATTAATGGATCACGTAAATACAAGCTTAATCGAGAGATTTTTAGTCTAAAACATAATGGATCATCTCTAGTTGAATATTATACAACTATTAGTACAATATGGGAAGAATTAGAGGATATGAACGTATATCCTGTGATTCGTACCATGAGTGGAGATATTCAGGTGATTCTAAAGGCTTTGGATGTGCAGAAGCAAGAAGCTAAACTGTTTCAATTTTTGAATGGATTAGACGAGAATTATAACTCACAGAGAAGTCAAATTTTAATGATGAGTCTGTTACCTAGTGTAAAGGTAATGTGTTCTGTGATTCAACAAGAAGAATCATAG